The Portunus trituberculatus isolate SZX2019 chromosome 19, ASM1759143v1, whole genome shotgun sequence genome contains a region encoding:
- the LOC123506132 gene encoding beta-1,4-glucuronyltransferase 1-like isoform X3 translates to MPPACQCEITILEIGIMKISQHTDWQSRVPTMSGTEGVIPRPEMTSVLFQYLEGIYRDPETSLQNELWLPRRVTHQWLAERGMFPRFLTSIISWRSVAVLALTASLLQITNIVLTWQLKQRHLLYAPEAAEVEETSGQLGSKRHHHHHSADRRGHFHLGPKVSDDHQATLSRIAHWSVLDGSGEFRVSGGVLRGTAQSMDWVEQDEARHHDLTLVTQCSLSRLHKLPPLAVHWQGPLSIAVFVLSGEVQAAVQTFHLLRKCYPSVKENVTFSLVFPLNSPTSPHIIPTANTTPCHKIFSPVHQDNYSFNGVQYPNNLLRNVARKATTTSHMMVVDVDITPNSGLHKSFLSFAKRKGLFKKFSKEKTVWVLPAYEVKNDAGIPETKEQLLTMKKKGLARPFYQELCLKCQKFTDYPAWEKEKAGRSGLSTAYEVLWQSTYEPFYIASTKIPLYDERFRQYGFNRISQVCELHVAGFRFLVLDSAFVIHEGFKTVDSFHTTKDAEQEKNNILFRHFKAELKIKYPESSRSVTEVYLGHIHTDAALLLCDLWVFNSGSF, encoded by the exons ATGCCACCAGCCTGTCAG TGTGAAATTACGATATTGGAAATTGGAATTATGAAAATCAGCCAACACACTGACTGGCAGAGCAGAGTTCCTACCATGAGTGGCACGGAGGGAGTTATACCTCGTCCAGAGATGACTTCTGTGCTGTTTCAGTATCTGGAAGGTATTTACAG AGATCCTGAAACAAGTCTACAAAATGAGCTGTGGCTGCCGAGAAGAGTGACTCACCAATGGCTAGCTGAGAGAGGAATGTTTCCGAGGTTTCTCACAAGCATTATATCATGGCGCTCTGTGGCCGTCCTGGCACTGACTGCAAGTCTGCTGCAG ATAACCAATATAGTCTTAACATGGCAGTTGAAGCAAAGACACCTGCTTTATGCACCCGAGGCTGCCGAGGTGGAGGAGACCAGCGGCCAGCTGGGCTCAAAgagacaccaccatcaccattcggCCGACAGACGTGGACACTTCCACCTTGGCCCAAAG GTCTCAGATGATCACCAAGCAACACTGTCCCGCATTGCTCACTGGAGTGTGCTGGACGGTTCTGGGGAGTTCCGCGTGTCAGGTGGAGTGCTGCGTGGGACGGCACAGTCCATGGATTGGGTGGAGCAGGACGAGGCTAGGCATCATGACCTCACCCTGGTCACCCAGTGTTCCTTGTCAAGGCTTCACAAGCTTCCACCTCTTGCTGTGCATTGGCAG GGCCCATTGTCCATTGCAGTGTTTGTTCTGAGTGGGGAGGTGCAAGCAGCTGTCCAGACATTCCACCTGCTTAGAAAGTGTTACCCGAGTGTGAAAGAAAACGTTACCTTCAGCCTGGTGTTTCCCCTCAACTCCCCCACCTCCCCTCACATCATCCCCACAGCAAACACCACTCCCTGCCACAAGATCTTCTCTCCCGTGCACCAAGACAACTACAGCTTTAATGGAGTGCAGTACCCCAACAACCTGCTGAGGAATGTTGCCCGGAAagcaaccaccaccagtcacaTGATGGTGGTTGATGTTGACATAACTCCTAACTCAGGactccataaatccttcttgTCATTTGCAAAGAGAAAGGGTTTGTTTAAGAAGTTTAGTAAAGAAAAGACAGTGTGGGTGCTGCCAGCCTATGAAGTGAAAAACGATGCTGGTATCCCTGAAACTAAGGAGCAGCTGttgacaatgaagaaaaaaggtttGGCAAGACCTTTTTATCAAGAATTGTGCTTAAAGTGTCAG aAATTCACAGACTACCCAgcttgggaaaaggaaaaggctgGACGCTCAGGATTGTCGACAGCATACGAGGTACTCTGGCAGAGCACATATGAACCTTTCTATATTGCCAGCACCAAGATACCTCTCTACGATGAAAGGTTCAGGCAGTACGGCTTCAACAGGATCAGCCAA GTGTGTGAGCTGCATGTGGCGGGCTTCAGGTTCCTGGTGTTGGATTCTGCATTTGTGATCCATGAAGGATTCAAAACAGTGGACAGCTTCCACACCACAAAGGATGCagagcaagaaaagaacaacatcCTCTTTCGTCATTTTAAAGCTGAGTTGAAGATAAAATACCCAGAATCGTCTCGAAGTGTCACTGAGGTTTATTTGGGTCACATCCACACAGACGctgccctcctgctgtgtgaccTCTGGGTGTTTAACAGCGGCAGTTTTTAA
- the LOC123506132 gene encoding beta-1,4-glucuronyltransferase 1-like isoform X2 yields MDTVRRLHQAGLHHHTPAMTDHLTQHNDTRIFFNLLKITKRKNSISGEVIFFRRDLFLSRAWQTALLKEWNKCGEGGQVGNQAQRTEVKCCSPPCHQPVRDPETSLQNELWLPRRVTHQWLAERGMFPRFLTSIISWRSVAVLALTASLLQITNIVLTWQLKQRHLLYAPEAAEVEETSGQLGSKRHHHHHSADRRGHFHLGPKVSDDHQATLSRIAHWSVLDGSGEFRVSGGVLRGTAQSMDWVEQDEARHHDLTLVTQCSLSRLHKLPPLAVHWQGPLSIAVFVLSGEVQAAVQTFHLLRKCYPSVKENVTFSLVFPLNSPTSPHIIPTANTTPCHKIFSPVHQDNYSFNGVQYPNNLLRNVARKATTTSHMMVVDVDITPNSGLHKSFLSFAKRKGLFKKFSKEKTVWVLPAYEVKNDAGIPETKEQLLTMKKKGLARPFYQELCLKCQKFTDYPAWEKEKAGRSGLSTAYEVLWQSTYEPFYIASTKIPLYDERFRQYGFNRISQVCELHVAGFRFLVLDSAFVIHEGFKTVDSFHTTKDAEQEKNNILFRHFKAELKIKYPESSRSVTEVYLGHIHTDAALLLCDLWVFNSGSF; encoded by the exons ATGGACACTGTCAGAAGACTTCACCAGGCGGGGCTTCATCACCACACCCCCGCCATGACAGATCATCTGACACAACACAACGACACAAGGATATTCTTCAATTTGCTGAAGATTACCAAGAGAAAGAATTCGATTTCTGGGgaagttatttttttccgaCGAGATCTTTTCCTCAGCAGGGCATGGCAAACTGCACTGTTGAAGGAATGGAACAAG TGTGGTGAGGGCGGGCAGGTAGGCAACCAGGCACAGCGCACTGAGGTGAAGTGTTGCTCCCCGCCATGCCACCAGCCTGTCAG AGATCCTGAAACAAGTCTACAAAATGAGCTGTGGCTGCCGAGAAGAGTGACTCACCAATGGCTAGCTGAGAGAGGAATGTTTCCGAGGTTTCTCACAAGCATTATATCATGGCGCTCTGTGGCCGTCCTGGCACTGACTGCAAGTCTGCTGCAG ATAACCAATATAGTCTTAACATGGCAGTTGAAGCAAAGACACCTGCTTTATGCACCCGAGGCTGCCGAGGTGGAGGAGACCAGCGGCCAGCTGGGCTCAAAgagacaccaccatcaccattcggCCGACAGACGTGGACACTTCCACCTTGGCCCAAAG GTCTCAGATGATCACCAAGCAACACTGTCCCGCATTGCTCACTGGAGTGTGCTGGACGGTTCTGGGGAGTTCCGCGTGTCAGGTGGAGTGCTGCGTGGGACGGCACAGTCCATGGATTGGGTGGAGCAGGACGAGGCTAGGCATCATGACCTCACCCTGGTCACCCAGTGTTCCTTGTCAAGGCTTCACAAGCTTCCACCTCTTGCTGTGCATTGGCAG GGCCCATTGTCCATTGCAGTGTTTGTTCTGAGTGGGGAGGTGCAAGCAGCTGTCCAGACATTCCACCTGCTTAGAAAGTGTTACCCGAGTGTGAAAGAAAACGTTACCTTCAGCCTGGTGTTTCCCCTCAACTCCCCCACCTCCCCTCACATCATCCCCACAGCAAACACCACTCCCTGCCACAAGATCTTCTCTCCCGTGCACCAAGACAACTACAGCTTTAATGGAGTGCAGTACCCCAACAACCTGCTGAGGAATGTTGCCCGGAAagcaaccaccaccagtcacaTGATGGTGGTTGATGTTGACATAACTCCTAACTCAGGactccataaatccttcttgTCATTTGCAAAGAGAAAGGGTTTGTTTAAGAAGTTTAGTAAAGAAAAGACAGTGTGGGTGCTGCCAGCCTATGAAGTGAAAAACGATGCTGGTATCCCTGAAACTAAGGAGCAGCTGttgacaatgaagaaaaaaggtttGGCAAGACCTTTTTATCAAGAATTGTGCTTAAAGTGTCAG aAATTCACAGACTACCCAgcttgggaaaaggaaaaggctgGACGCTCAGGATTGTCGACAGCATACGAGGTACTCTGGCAGAGCACATATGAACCTTTCTATATTGCCAGCACCAAGATACCTCTCTACGATGAAAGGTTCAGGCAGTACGGCTTCAACAGGATCAGCCAA GTGTGTGAGCTGCATGTGGCGGGCTTCAGGTTCCTGGTGTTGGATTCTGCATTTGTGATCCATGAAGGATTCAAAACAGTGGACAGCTTCCACACCACAAAGGATGCagagcaagaaaagaacaacatcCTCTTTCGTCATTTTAAAGCTGAGTTGAAGATAAAATACCCAGAATCGTCTCGAAGTGTCACTGAGGTTTATTTGGGTCACATCCACACAGACGctgccctcctgctgtgtgaccTCTGGGTGTTTAACAGCGGCAGTTTTTAA
- the LOC123506132 gene encoding beta-1,4-glucuronyltransferase 1-like isoform X1 produces MDTVRRLHQAGLHHHTPAMTDHLTQHNDTRIFFNLLKITKRKNSISGEVIFFRRDLFLSRAWQTALLKEWNKCEITILEIGIMKISQHTDWQSRVPTMSGTEGVIPRPEMTSVLFQYLEGIYRDPETSLQNELWLPRRVTHQWLAERGMFPRFLTSIISWRSVAVLALTASLLQITNIVLTWQLKQRHLLYAPEAAEVEETSGQLGSKRHHHHHSADRRGHFHLGPKVSDDHQATLSRIAHWSVLDGSGEFRVSGGVLRGTAQSMDWVEQDEARHHDLTLVTQCSLSRLHKLPPLAVHWQGPLSIAVFVLSGEVQAAVQTFHLLRKCYPSVKENVTFSLVFPLNSPTSPHIIPTANTTPCHKIFSPVHQDNYSFNGVQYPNNLLRNVARKATTTSHMMVVDVDITPNSGLHKSFLSFAKRKGLFKKFSKEKTVWVLPAYEVKNDAGIPETKEQLLTMKKKGLARPFYQELCLKCQKFTDYPAWEKEKAGRSGLSTAYEVLWQSTYEPFYIASTKIPLYDERFRQYGFNRISQVCELHVAGFRFLVLDSAFVIHEGFKTVDSFHTTKDAEQEKNNILFRHFKAELKIKYPESSRSVTEVYLGHIHTDAALLLCDLWVFNSGSF; encoded by the exons ATGGACACTGTCAGAAGACTTCACCAGGCGGGGCTTCATCACCACACCCCCGCCATGACAGATCATCTGACACAACACAACGACACAAGGATATTCTTCAATTTGCTGAAGATTACCAAGAGAAAGAATTCGATTTCTGGGgaagttatttttttccgaCGAGATCTTTTCCTCAGCAGGGCATGGCAAACTGCACTGTTGAAGGAATGGAACAAG TGTGAAATTACGATATTGGAAATTGGAATTATGAAAATCAGCCAACACACTGACTGGCAGAGCAGAGTTCCTACCATGAGTGGCACGGAGGGAGTTATACCTCGTCCAGAGATGACTTCTGTGCTGTTTCAGTATCTGGAAGGTATTTACAG AGATCCTGAAACAAGTCTACAAAATGAGCTGTGGCTGCCGAGAAGAGTGACTCACCAATGGCTAGCTGAGAGAGGAATGTTTCCGAGGTTTCTCACAAGCATTATATCATGGCGCTCTGTGGCCGTCCTGGCACTGACTGCAAGTCTGCTGCAG ATAACCAATATAGTCTTAACATGGCAGTTGAAGCAAAGACACCTGCTTTATGCACCCGAGGCTGCCGAGGTGGAGGAGACCAGCGGCCAGCTGGGCTCAAAgagacaccaccatcaccattcggCCGACAGACGTGGACACTTCCACCTTGGCCCAAAG GTCTCAGATGATCACCAAGCAACACTGTCCCGCATTGCTCACTGGAGTGTGCTGGACGGTTCTGGGGAGTTCCGCGTGTCAGGTGGAGTGCTGCGTGGGACGGCACAGTCCATGGATTGGGTGGAGCAGGACGAGGCTAGGCATCATGACCTCACCCTGGTCACCCAGTGTTCCTTGTCAAGGCTTCACAAGCTTCCACCTCTTGCTGTGCATTGGCAG GGCCCATTGTCCATTGCAGTGTTTGTTCTGAGTGGGGAGGTGCAAGCAGCTGTCCAGACATTCCACCTGCTTAGAAAGTGTTACCCGAGTGTGAAAGAAAACGTTACCTTCAGCCTGGTGTTTCCCCTCAACTCCCCCACCTCCCCTCACATCATCCCCACAGCAAACACCACTCCCTGCCACAAGATCTTCTCTCCCGTGCACCAAGACAACTACAGCTTTAATGGAGTGCAGTACCCCAACAACCTGCTGAGGAATGTTGCCCGGAAagcaaccaccaccagtcacaTGATGGTGGTTGATGTTGACATAACTCCTAACTCAGGactccataaatccttcttgTCATTTGCAAAGAGAAAGGGTTTGTTTAAGAAGTTTAGTAAAGAAAAGACAGTGTGGGTGCTGCCAGCCTATGAAGTGAAAAACGATGCTGGTATCCCTGAAACTAAGGAGCAGCTGttgacaatgaagaaaaaaggtttGGCAAGACCTTTTTATCAAGAATTGTGCTTAAAGTGTCAG aAATTCACAGACTACCCAgcttgggaaaaggaaaaggctgGACGCTCAGGATTGTCGACAGCATACGAGGTACTCTGGCAGAGCACATATGAACCTTTCTATATTGCCAGCACCAAGATACCTCTCTACGATGAAAGGTTCAGGCAGTACGGCTTCAACAGGATCAGCCAA GTGTGTGAGCTGCATGTGGCGGGCTTCAGGTTCCTGGTGTTGGATTCTGCATTTGTGATCCATGAAGGATTCAAAACAGTGGACAGCTTCCACACCACAAAGGATGCagagcaagaaaagaacaacatcCTCTTTCGTCATTTTAAAGCTGAGTTGAAGATAAAATACCCAGAATCGTCTCGAAGTGTCACTGAGGTTTATTTGGGTCACATCCACACAGACGctgccctcctgctgtgtgaccTCTGGGTGTTTAACAGCGGCAGTTTTTAA
- the LOC123506043 gene encoding LOW QUALITY PROTEIN: uncharacterized protein LOC123506043 (The sequence of the model RefSeq protein was modified relative to this genomic sequence to represent the inferred CDS: inserted 1 base in 1 codon), which produces MKEEKESIFPFRRKSTNRLSLHLERKKEKKEDGQLKRASWSSFPLLRFSSSSSSSSSSSSPAVPDKRGFGRKCNSSEEIKHLGNKNSKGNFQRGSNASIRSSVSTSSASSTSSSVRTGGSSSITSILEGSGSDTFSCDSYGGTVSDSHHYSSSRLPNEATHPSHHAHGHATRAGRDDSLSLPSLGPDGGSSNTLGDTSPRIVYAHRKTQDVQHRSRKQLVQELESVRTGSLPGGLEAHVQRTKQLENKLSIPATEKAKPKQKKSFSFIHNSKFLGRLEARTRREAKGTCEEEVTTDYRDAGCGDKKAAASSIQPLLPHHQEASPVHLSLHQRSTPGRHSPPLPPPPPAPRLEAPRSSPAEYRRHQDTASLHTPSPPRYNHSPSPSPQAQHHSPGRPAFASANHSQSVTITRSPPPPPFLTQTDEQASPPQYSLAAFLNEAFGSSGSSSSINTSTTNTTTNNGSLPESPSVKTPTITTTTTTSVTETTTQQQSQPSSRYTEAYNPRYLETSFDSPSDFVIERNYANLLPEIRDIYHHVLLKGKDPRLPLSRSEYGDLELKQHFLGVIGDTIEEEEEEEAAESESEIGDLLCQVDSECFERTMEDRLEEMAGKEEVDAECAPLDDAKEGEERXKGRKRTELKLKLIKPENNMVKRVQKSRLLRHISEESESINSAGEEEIELRTPSTPRSPAIDIDNAFELKHREIAEDTDEMSRLRDLTTRLQLTTRRPSFLDWAAVLKERGKQVGEALATHTPTVMDGREEEQEAEEELSMDRRKHNLQTAVEWVRKELTDMRQQDQQLARQLLQLRVEVQRLRLVNSCLATSCLLEEVASGAEEARMLETSDLCDLPPDLRETFSPVLREMGLTRMNITSRRFSLR; this is translated from the exons atgaaggaagagaaggaatccATCTTTCCCTTCAGACGGAAAAGCACAAACAGACTTTCCCTTCacctggagaggaagaaggagaagaaggaagatggccAACTCAAACGCGCTTCCTGGTCCTCTTTCCCACTCctccgtttctcctcctcctcttcctcctcctcctcctcctcctccccagcggTTCCCGACAAGAGGGGTTTCGGGAGGAAGTGCAACAGTTCAGAGGAGATCAAGCACTTAGGGAACAAGAACTCAAAGGGAAACTTCCAAAGGGGATCAAACGCCAGTATTCGCAGCTCTGTGTCCACGTCCTCagcctcatccacctcctccagcgTGCGCACGGGCGGCTCCAGCTCCATCACTAGCATCCTGGAGGGCTCGGGCTCAGACACCTTCTCCTGTGACTCTTACGGCGGGACTGTGAGTGACAGCCACCACTACTCGAGCAGCAGACTACCCAACGAGGCCACGCACCCCAGCCACCACGCTCACGGCCATGCCACGAGGGCGGGGAGAGATGacagcctctcccttccttcactgggGCCAGATGGCGGGAGCAGCAACACCCTGGGCGACACCTCCCCTAGGATAGTGTACGCGCACCGCAAGACCCAGGACGTGCAGCACAGGTCACGGAAACAGCTGGTGCAGGAGCTCGAGTCAGTGAGGACTGGCTCCCTCCCTGGTGGGCTCGAGGCGCATGTGCAGAGGACTAAACAGCTCGAGAATAAGTTATCCATCCCTGCGACGGAGAAAGCCAAGCCAAAGCAGAAGAAGAGTTTCAGTTTCATCCATAATTCTAAGTTTCTGGGTCGCCTCGAGGCTCGGACGAGGCGGGAAGCTAAGGGGACGTGTGAGGAGGAGGTCACGACGGATTATAGAGACGCAGGATGTGGAGATAAGAAGGCAGCAGCATCCTCTATCCAACCCTTGCTACCTCATCACCAGGAGGCCTCGCCAGTACACCTCAGCCTCCACCAACGCAGCACGCCAGGCCGCCACTCTCCGCCTCTCCCGCCGCCACCGCCCGCTCCACGACTAGAGGCCCCGCGCTCCTCGCCAGCAGAGTACCGCCGCCACCAGGACACAGCTTCACTACACACCCCCTCGCCGCCACGGTACAACCACtcgccctcaccctcacctcaaGCACAGCACCACTCCCCGGGACGCCCCGCGTTTGCCTCAGCAaaccacagtcagtcagtaacgATCACCAgatcccctccacctccacccttcCTCACCCAGACAGACGAACAAGCTTCCCCGCCACAGTACTCCCTTGCTGCCTTCCTTAACGAGGCATtcggtagcagtggcagcagcagcagtatcaacacgagcaccaccaacaccaccaccaacaacggaAGTTTACCAGAGAGTCCGAGCGTGAAAAccccaaccatcaccactaccaccaccacaagcgtCACCGAAACCACCACGCAGCAGCAGAGCCAGCCGAGCAGTCGCTACACGGAGGCGTACAACCCGAGGTACCTGGAGACGAGCTTCGATTCACCTTCAGATTTTGTCATTGAGAGGAACTACGCCAACCTGCTGCCCGAGATACGTGACATATACCACCACGTGCTGCTTAAGGGCAAGGATCCCCGCCTGCCGCTGTCCAGAAGTGAATACGGCGACTTGGAATTAAAGCAGCACTTCCTTGGCGTGATCGGAGACactatcgaggaggaggaggaggaggaggcagcggagagtgagagtgagatagGGGATTTGTTGTGCCAGGTGGATAGCGAGTGCTTCGAGCGGACCATGGAGGACAGGCTGGAGGAGATGGCCggcaaggaggaggtggacgcgGAGTGTGCACCGCTGGACGACGccaaggagggggaggaaa tcaagggaaggaagaggacagaaCTCAAGCTGAAGCTGATCAAGCCGGAGAATAACATGGTGAAAAgg GTTCAGAAGAGTCGCCTGCTGCGCCACATCTCAGAGGAGAGCGAGTCTATCAACAGCGCCGGGGAGGAAGAGATCGAACTGAGGACGCCAAGCACgccaag gagtcCTGCCATCGACATCGACAACGCCTTCGAGCTGAAACACCGTGAGATCGCCGAGGACACTGACGAGATGTCCCGCCTACGTGACCTGACGacg AGACTTCAGCTGACTACGAGGCGCCCTTCCTTCCTGGACTGGGCGGCGGTGCTGAAGGAGCGAGGGAAGCAGGTGGGCGAGGCGCTGGCCACCCACACGCCCACGGTGATGGACGGgcgggaggaagagcaggaggccGAGGAGGAACTGAGCATGGACAGAAGGAAACATAATTTGCAAACTGCCGTGGAATGGGTCAGAAAAGagctg ACGGACATGAGGCAGCAGGATCAACAGCTGGCCAGACAATTGCTACAGCTTCGCGTGGAGGTGCAGCGGCTACGGTTGGTGAACTCCTGCCTGGCCACCTCGTGTCTGCTGGAGGAGGTGGCGAGCGGGGCAGAGGAGGCGCGTATGCTGGAAACCTCAGACTTATGTGACCTTCCCCCAGATCTGAG ggAGACCTTTTCGCCCGTGCTGAGAGAGATGGGCCTGACCAGAATGAACATAACAAGTCGACGCTTCTCTCTACGGTGA